The nucleotide sequence ATTTTTTATCGGGATGTATATTGGAAATTTGATGATCTTTATCCTTTAAAAGGTTTAAAGAAAAAAGTCATGCAGACGATCTATCGCCGTGAAGAAAGATTTTACGAAAAATACGCTTCAGCAATCTTTTTGCCAAGTGCAGCTATGGGGAAATATGTTGATATTAACCAGCCAAAAGTACCTTTGCCTCCTGGCGGTAAAAAGACAGATTTATTGAATATTAAAAAAACGTTTTCTCATCAAGGCATCTACGTGGGTGGAATAGCGAATGATGATTACGGATTACCTCTTTTATTAGAGGCTTTAGAAAACTATCCTTCAAATAAAATGCAGCCTAAATTAACAATTGTATGCCGTGAGAACGAATATAATAAGCTTCCTGAAGAACAAAAGCGGCGATTGCATATGCTTGATGTTAATCTTCAGCATATTAGCGGAGATGAACTTACAGAGCTTTATGATTCCATGGATTATGCCTATATCCCAAGATTAAAGAGCGAGTATAATAATTTTTCCGTTCCTGTTAAACTTGTAGAGTATTTGTCCAACGGATTGCCAGTGGTTGCAACAGACTGTGAGGCACAGAAGGCTTTTATCGATTCAGGCAATTATGGTGTTGTTTGTGACGACAGAAAAGATGCTTTAATTCAAGCCATCGAAAATGTTGAGACAGAATGCAATAACTATCGGAACAATATTCAGGATACGTTTCTTGAAAGAAATTCTTGGCTTGCACGAGTAAAAACTGTAAAAAACACACTTGTGGGGGAAACGAAATGAAACTTTTATTATTAGCCCCTGGCCGTTCGATTCATACTCACAAATGGGCGATGTATTTTAAACAAAAGGGCTGGGAAGTAAAAGTAGCTACGTTTCAAGATCATTATTCTGAGGAAAATGCCAATGAGATTGATACGGTTATCCTGCCAAAAAAGCTCCCAGGAAAACTAAGCTACTTTGGAGCGGTACCATTTATCAAAAAGCTTTTGCGCACGTTTCAGCCAGATATTTTCCATGCTCATTTTCTTTCAAGCTATGGATTAATCGGGGCTCTTACGGATTTTCATCCTTACTATGTTTCTGTATGGGGAACGGATATCTTTCAATTCCCACAAAAAAATTCATTAAATCGAAAAATGATCGAATTTACGTTGAACAGAGCAGATCGTATTTGTTCTACTAGTCATGTGATGGGAAAAGAGACTAATAAATATACAAACAAAGAAATCAGCATCACCCCATTTGGTGTGGATCTTGATGTGTTTAAGCCTATGGCAAAAGCAGAGAAGGCCAATATTCAGATTGGTATTGTAAAAGCCTTATCTGATAAATACGGGATTGGTACTTTGATCAAGGCATTTAAGAAGGTTCACGAAAAACATCATAATACTGAATTAGTTATTGTTGGGGGAGGTCCTCAATTAGACGATTATAAAAAACTTTCGGCAGACTTGAGTATTAGTGAACACGTAAAATTTGCAGGAAGAATCCCTAATACTAAAGTACCTGAATTTATTAATGAGATGGATATTTTCACAGTACCCTCACGAGATCAAGAATCATTTGGGGTGGCTGCAGTTGAAGCGATGGCCTGCGGCGTACCTGTTGTAGTAACGAATGTTGGTGGACTGCCAGAAGTTGTTATGGAAGGTGAAACAGGATTCATCGTTCCGAAAGAAGATCCTGAGAAACTAGCAGCTGCCATCAACCAGTTGATTGAGAATAAAGAGGAACGGATACGAATGGGACAGAGTGGTGTCGTGCATGTCAGAAAAGAATACGATTGGTATGAAAACGCGTCGCGAATGGAAAAACTGTATCAACAAACGTTAAGACAGTCTCAATCGGTGTAATGAATTGAAGGTGAGAACGATATTATGAAAATCATTTTACTTAGTCAGCACTTCCCGCCTGAAGTGGGAGCGCCGCAAATTAGATTTTATGAAGTTGCAAAAGAATTAATCAGCAGAGGCCATCAGGTTGAAGTTGTAACTGCCTTTCCACACCATCCGATGGGTGTGATCCCGAAAGAGTACCAAGGAATGTTCTATATGAAGGAAGATTATGACGGAATTCCTGTTCACCGTTCATGGATTTATCCAAGTCCAAAGGGTGCATTCTGGAGACGGTTAATGTCTTATTTTTCTTTTACATTCAGTGCTTTTTATTCTTTAGCTAAAGCCAAAAAAGCGGATGTCATCATTACAAACTCTCCTCCATTATTCTTAGGAATAACAGGTTATGTTGGAGGGTTATTTAAAAGAGCGAAATTTGTTCTTTTTGTTGCTGATATTTGGCCTGAATCTGCTGTGAAGCTTGGTATATTGACTAATAAAAAATTTATACGCCTAGCTGAAATTCTTGAAAAGTTTTTATATAAAAAGTCATGGAAAATGGCGGGTGCTACGGAAGGTATAACGAAATATATCGGTGATAAAGTGAATCGCCAAGAAGATACATTCATGCTTCCTAACGGTGTAAACACGGATACTTTTGCACCGCTCGAACCAGATGCGGAACTAATGGACGAGCTATCCCTTCACGGCAAGAAAGTGTTTGCGTATACAGGGACAATGGGGTATGCACAAGGACTTGATTCTATTTTACTTGTAGCACAAAGAGTAAAAGAAGAACTACCGCATGTTCACTTTTTATTCATTGGAGATGGACAGGAAAAAGAGAAGCTTTTAAAAATGAAGGAAGAACTTAACCTAACAAACGTTACGTTTAAGGATTCTGTGCCTGTAGCCATGATGCCAAAAGTATTCTCAATTTCAGATTACAGCATTGTACCATTAAAGAATTTAGAAATTTTTAAGGGTGCTCGTCCTTCGAAGATATTCCCAGCACTCTCAACAGGAACTCCTGTTTTGTATTGTGGGGAAGGGGAGGCTGCTGATCTAATTGAGGGTAATTGCTGCGGTGCAGTAGCAGAACCAGAAAATGTAGACGCTATTGCTGAACAAGTCAGGTACCTTGCCAATTTACCTGAAGAAAGCTTCCAGCAATTAAAGGAAAATGGACGAGAGTTTGTTGTGAGAGAATATTCATGGAAACGAATCGTCGATGATATTTTAAAGAATTTAGATCAAAAGTAGAGTCCAACTGACCTTGAATGCGCTTTGTGCGCTTTTGCGGTCAGTTTTTTTTGTAAATTGGATGAAGAAGTAAACTTTATATTATCTATAAAGCAAAAACAGAAAAAGCCGACTTGGAAAGTTAATAAAGAAACTTTCGAGTTCAGCTTTTCCTGTTTAAATGATATTTATATTGAGAAGAAACCTATCAAGTGGGGCTAATGTACATGGTGTGCGCGAACTCTTTGCGCGAAAGTGTAACAAATATAAGAATACGTACAGTAAAACCTAATTTCCCCATTCGTGAAGCTAAGAACACTATTTTGATACTGTCGTTCCAGGGAAGTAATGCTTAACAATGTCGACGCCAGAAACACCTTTTTTAGCCATTGCCTGTGCACCATACTGACTCATCCCGATACGGTGTCCCCAACCTTTACCTATAGCTTTAATCGTTGCAGGATCAGAAGGTTTGGATATAACACCGCTCGCTGTCTGAATGCTGACATTTGAAGTGGTAACTGAATCCGTTTTACCACTAAGCTGCACGGATTGTCCGCTAACCCCAAACTGTGAATTTACTCCACTAGCAGTCTGTACGTTGTATGTTTTTTGTAACGTAAGATCAAACCAGTTAGAACGTAATAAATTCGAATCTGTTTGGAAGTATTTACGGATAGCTAATTCATTTAAATTTGAAAACGATTTTGTTCCTTCAGAAGTTACAAGTGTTGCACCTCTAACTTCTCCATTCTGTCCAGGCTTATCTAATTTAATGTCATATAAGACAGTATCAGATTTGTAACCAAAATTATTTAATATCTTTCTAGCACTCAATGCCTCTGTCCATGAATTGTATGGAGATGCCTCATCCGGGCTGTTAACACTTACTAAATAAGGAAAAGAAGACTGACTAGAGTTCCACACATCTGAAACATTTGCAGTTCTTCCGCCGCTAGTTGAAAAAAAGAACGTTTGGACAGGAACTCCGTTATATTTTACGACAAGTCCATTTGTTGCTTCAACTGCTGCAGAAGATCGAGATGCTTCTGAACTATATCCACGGTAAACTTGGCTCATCGTTCCACTGCTCAATGTACTTCCTGCTTTAAGAGCAAAACTTCGAGCCACAATGGCTTGTGCTTCTAAAGCTTTTGGCTCCCAAGAGGCAGGCATTTCATTTGGAACAACACCTTTTAAATAGTTTTCCATATCTAAGTTATTGATAACTTTACCAGTCGCATCAATTTCTATACTGCCACGATACTTTCGTCCATTTATAGTTGCTAGCGAAAGAGAAGGAGCTGATACGGGTTCATATGTTGAACTTCTTGAAGCCCATCCAATAATTCCACTTCCTGTTCTTACGTTAAACCATTTGTCTCCATTTGCAGCGGTGTGAACACCAATATGCTCAACAACTTCGCCCTTTTTAGCAGTGGTTGCTAGAGTAGATGCAGTAGAAGCACTTTTGTATATATTTGTATCTGATGAGAAACTGTGAATTTGACCCCCACCGACTAACTCTTGAAGACGAAAGCCTGTAGTAGAAGAAAATTTAATATTATTTAAGGTTGCTACAAGGCTAGTTCCACTTTTTGAGAAACTTACATTTGCATTTGGCTGTAAAAAAGCTTTTTCACCGGTCTGTAAGTTATGCAATACATAAAACCCACTATTATAGAGCGTAAAACTTGTATTGTTGTATATCTGTACTTTTACCGGAGATGAATAGCTAACGGAAGTTGCTGCATCCGCTTTTTGTGTAGCAAGAGGAGACAACATCACAGCGGTCGCTGATAAAGTTAATGCTAATTTCTTTAACATATGCCTTATTTCACCTCACCAAGAGAGGCAGCCATCCAGCCGCGCAAACCAGTAGAAGTTTCAACATTGTACCAAAGATCCCCGTTAGAAGTCGTAAAGCTGTTTATATACTTTAATTTTGTACCAGAGGGAACGGTTTTTACAATTGCATATGAAGTAGCTGCACCTTTACGGATATGTGTAGATGCTTTTGTTGTAACGCTAGTAGGGCTTGCAACTGACGTTGTTGAAACATTACTTGCTATAACCCAGCCGTATAGATTATTACCAAGGTTGATACGATACCAGATGCCTGTTGAAGCCTTAAATTGAGCGACAACATTCATAGCTGTCCCATAAGGCTTTTGTGCAACAAGTCTATAGGAAGTAGCTGCACCAGAGTATAATTTAGCAGTCGTTGATTTTACATATACTTTGCTTGGCATCGTTACAGTCGTTGGAGTAGTCGTAGTTGTTCCGCCAGAAGTTTTTAAACGTTCTACTTCTGTTTGAAGCTGTGCCACTTTCGTTTCCAATGTAGAAATTTTAGTTTTCATTGGATTGATTTGCGCATTTACCCATTCAACGCTTGCGAGTAAAACATTACTCTCCGCACTTGTACCTGTTGCAAATGAACCAAAAATTACACCAACACCTAATAATCCTGCTGCCCATCTTTTTTTCATAGTCATTTTCCATTTCCCCCTAAAATTAATTGAAAAAGTTTTGTAACCCAATGCGAATACCAGTTGCAGCATCTCTTCTAAAAGCGTCTGACTTTAGCAGTTTTTCTTCCTTTGGATTGGATAAATAGGCTAGCTCTACTAAAATACTAGGTAATTCATTTTCCCGTGTTACATAAAAATCATTGTTTGTATAACCACGATTGTATGTACCTAATTCCTTGCTAAGAGCAGCTTGAACATCCTTTGCGAGAAAATTGCTTTGTGAGCCGTTAAAATTTTCAGATGTATTATAAAATGTTTCAGTTCCGCGTGAAGTAGAGCTAAAAGAATTGGAATGAATGCTTACAAAGGCATCGTAATCTGATTTATTTGAGATATCCGTTCGTTCACTCAATTCTAAGAAAACATCACTTGATCGAGTCAGCAAAACACTAGCGCCACTTCGCTCTAACTCTGCTTTCAAATACTTTGCAACGGCTAAATTAACATCTTTTTCTTTTACGCCACTAGGTCCAATAGCTCCTGGGTCATAATCCCCGTGACCAGCATCGACTATTATTTTTTTTCCTTTAAGCCCCTTTGGCATAACCTTTAAATTTAAAGCATTTTCATAGTTTCGTAGAGTAAATGTATAATTAGCATGCAATATAACTAATAATGATTTGGAACCATTATTGTTAGTTATAATTTTTGTATTTACAATTCCAGTAACATTACCTGGAAGCTGAATAGAAGCAATATCACCACTAATTAACAGCTGGTTAGTTGCGGGAACTGTATATTTTATTGAACTGACAGCACTTGCTTTTTCCCATTGAATATGATGGGTTGTTGAACTTTTTTTTGTAATAACTGGATTCAATAACCCCTTTGGAGATGTGGCAGAGACATTCTCTTTTAAAATCCATCCTCTGACCCCAGATGTTGTCTCGACATTGTACCAGTTGTTTAGTGACAAAAGCTTAATTAAAGGAGTGCCTGCAGCTATTGAACCTGCCGATAATGAACTAGATGATGCACTTTTATATAGTTTAGTTGAAGATACGCTATAAAGGTGCGGCATACTTTTTAAAGAGTCATATAGCTCCCAAGAAGGTGTCCATCCAGTTACTCCACTATTTGTTCTAACATGCAACCATTTGTGTCCTGTGGATTTATTCGTAAATTCCCCTAGAATGGTTAGCTTTTCACCATAAGAAAGTTTTTTTGTAACTTTGTAGCCCAGATCAGCGCCTCGATATATATAGGCATTTTTGGTACCAACATATTTGGAGATTGTTTTAATTGCTGGAGCACCACCTGATACAACAGTTGAGCTGATCCAGCCATAACGTTTTTTGCTATATTCAATTCTGTACCATGTTTCATTTTTGCTATTAATAAAAGTATCAATAACATTAAAGGATTTACCTTTTGGCAGGGTAGATACCTTTTTATATGAGGTGCTCGCACCACTTCTTATGATAGCACTAGTTACTTTAACCGTAATTTTAACAGCTTTTACTTGCTGTGGAGAAAGATGTTTTGCTGGAACCCAACCAAAAGATTTTGATGATAATTTTAGACGATACCACTTTCCACTCGGACTATTATGCTCATCGATAATGGTTACTTTTTGGTTGAGTTTTAAAGTAGTAATAGATGGGTATAAGTTTGAAGCCCCTTTTCTAACAGCTAGATTATGTTGGGATACATACAAATTTTTTGTAGCGTTTTGTTTAATCACGGTGTTACTTATGTTGCTACTAAGCGAACTTGAGAGTACCCATCCATATGTTCCATTGACAAGAACTCGAGACCATTCCTCATTTTTGGCGTTAGTAAAATGATCAAGGACTTTAACTTTACTATTTAGATTTAGTGTCAAAACGGTAGGGTAGGTATTAGTAGCCCCTTTATGTACGTTAGCTTTTAAAGTTTTTGTATACATTACTTTTTCAGTTAGGGCATTGTCTAATTTTGAATCCATATCTTTTAAATACTTTTCTTGGATCCAGCCAACATTTTTATTACTTTGAATTCTTGACCAATATTCACCAGTTGTTTGATTTTTAAATTGTTCAAGAACCGTAACTTGCTGTCCTTTTTTCAAATTTTCTACGGTTAAATAGGTAATAGAAGCTCCTCTTCGCAAGCTAGTCTTATCCGAAAGAACGTAAACTCCTTTTTTTGAAAGAGGTTTCTCTACCTTAGTTTTGTCAGCCGTAAGAAACTGAGAAATCACCCAACCCTTAACGTTTCCAAGGTCTACTCTATACCAAACTTCTTTTTTACCATTTGTGAATTGATCAATGACTTTTACAGCCTGTCCTTTTTTCAAACGTGCAATAACTTCATAGTCTGTAGTCGCGCCTTTTCTAACATTTACGTAATCTGCATTAGTTATCATGTTAGATGATTTATTTTGAGCATGTACAGTTAATGGAGTTAGTACAGAAGTAATAACTAATGAAGATGCAATAAATCGTTTCATCCTTCTCTCCTTTCTATTTACCACTATTCTACAAAAATTTTGTCGCTTTTTGTTCAAAAAAATAGAAAAATATTCAAAAATATATCAAAAAGTAGAAAAATAAACATTTTTTCCTATAAATTTCATAAAAAAATACCCTCCGAAATTATTATCGGAGGGTATTTCATGAAGTTAATATATTTTTTTAATATTCATCTTTTTCTTGATTATTTGTATCCTGGTAATTTGAATTTGAGGAATTGATTTCAAGTATTTGTTTGATTCTTTCTCTTACTTCCTCAATCGAATCATCTTTCGGAATTTCATATGAAACCCCATTAATCATTTCAGGATAGGTTTCCAATGGTAATGTTTCAAGTTCTTTATTTTTGATGGTCTTGTAAAAATTTCTCATAGCAAACATTTCTTTAAGAGTAATATTAGTTTTAACATTGCTGCCAAGTTGATCAATAACATTGTCTGCTTTTGTAACGGATTGAACAGAAATAGCTTTATCCATTATTGCACGAATAGCTTCACTTTCCCGTTCGTTTCGGCCAATATCCCCACGCGGGTCTTGTTTACGCATTCTAACAAACGCAAGAGCTTCTTCGCCGTTTAGGTCCATTTCACCTTTTTTGAAATAGATCATTCGTTCAAAAGAAGGTTGTTTAAAATCAAAAGGAACATTTACAGTAATGCCATCTAATTCATCAACAATTTCTTCAAAACCTTCGAAATTGGTGGAAACAAAATAATCAATAGGTACATCTAAAAGCTCTTCAGTCGCTTCCATTACCGCTTTCTCGCGCTGGTTTTTTTCTCCGTATGCGTAAGAATGATTAATCTTATCTTTTCTATCAATTGCTGGAATATAGGTCCTTGTATCACGAGGTATATTTACCATGGCTGCTTCTTTCGTTTCAGGATTGATTGTGATGAGCTTTACAACATCTGCTCGTCCAACATCATTTTCCTGATAGTTCTCAATTCCCACAAGAAGGATAGTAACCGGATCCTTTCCGAGCTGTACTTCGTTGAGACGTAAATCAGATTTATTCTCTTTTAATTCGACAATACTTTTATCAGAATTGGCTTTAATTTTATATACTAGATAGCCTCCGTATCCTGCCGCGGTCAATCCAAATAAGAGGGTAACTAACAAGACAAAACGGATTAAACGTCGAAAGGGGCTTCTTCTTTTCCGACGACGAATCCTCGTATTTTTAGGTTGATTCATAATATATAAACTCCCTTAGTCCAATTTGTATTGGAGGTAATTAATCAAATTTAACTTCTTCATAATATCGCAATAGACAAAGTTAGACAATTGTCGAAATTACGACATTATAGATTTCGGCAAGATCTAATGCTTGTTGGGTATAGACTTATGATTTCACATCTTCTTCCAAATACTCCTGCTCACCAAAAACAATCTCACTTTGAGCATTGGAGAGGTCGGTAATCCACTCTTTAAAAGAATCCCTTTCTTTTATCGGTACATACATCTGAATCTCTACTTTTTCCATGTAGTTCATCTCTTTAATGGGGTAGAGGGAGTTGCGAAGTTCGTTTTCCATTTTACCAAGAAGTGTGTAATCTACGGTGATGTGAACGATCTGTTGAAGTTGGCGTTCAACTACGCCAATGTGATTGAGGCCTTCTGAAACGGACTTGCCGTAAGCGCGGATTAATCCTCCTGCACCAAGCTTGATTCCGCCGAAGTAACGGGTCACAACAGCAACCGTGTCTTTCAATTCCCGTTTTTTGAGCACTTCTAACATGGGAACTCCCGCTGTACCGCTCGGTTCACCGTCGTCGTTTGCTTTTTGGATATTGTCGGTTTCTCCGATTAAATAGGCAGAGCAGTTGTGTGTCGCGCTGTTGTGTTCTTTTTTTATTTGCTGGATGAATTGAATCGCTTCTTCCTCTGTTGTTGCTCGTGCAATATGGGCGATAAAGCGCGATTTTTCAATGACGATCTCGTGCTGGCCGGTTTTCTTTACAGTAAGATAGTTGGATAACATTTATTGGGTAGCTCCTTTAGATTTTGAAAGTATTTAATTTAGCTTGAAAGTGGTTGATTTCCGTTCCAGGTTGCTCGATTTCTGCGGGGCAGGCGGTGAGCCCCTTGCCGCTTTGCGCCCTTAAGGGTCTCACCTGACCGCTTGTCCCGCAGGAGTCTCGCACCTTGCACTCCCATCAACTTTGCAGAGAAGATAGTACATATGACTTGAAAGCAAAAATGTTACTTGAAAAAAATGCAGCAAATAGTATTAGCTGAACCAAATTAGGAGGCTATACATGCCGGATAAATAGTCAATGATGCGTACAAAAGCCATTTATTAAACAAGTAAAACCATCAAACCTCAAAAAGAGAGAAATTGATGTCAAAATTGTCGAAAAATCTTCATTCCTTTAGCAGAACATGATATCCTTCATTATAAGGTGATTATAAAAAGCATTCAAATTCTTAAAAATTTTTTAGCAAGAAAAGTCATAAAATTCCACATCTTGGCGAATGTAGTATATTAGAAGGATTTAAGTCTTTTTATGTTTAGTGCCAAGGGTGGTTAAGAAGTCCTATATGCAAATTAGGCAAGATGGTTCTAGAACTTCCGTTTATACTTCTTTATCGTTTTAATTGGGGGAAATTTACATGACTGCAGCTAAGTTAACGATAGATCCACATTTGTTGGACGGAATATTAAATCAAACCATCGATACCGTTACAGAAAGTCAGTCTCAGATCTTTGAGATTAGCGAACAATCGCGGCAGGAGTTTGAACAGCTGCGCCGAGAGCTTGAATTGGTGAAGCAGCAGGTGATCGAGGTCATTCATAAGTCGGATCGGACTGAAGAGTATGCTAAGCTTGCGCGAACACGTTTGGCTGAGGTGAGCAAGCATTTCCAGAAGTACAGCGAGTCGGACATTCGCGATGCGTATGAGAATGCGAATAAGTATCAAATTGAATTATCGATCATCCGGCAAACGGAAAAACAGCTTCGTGAAAAAAGAGACGAGCTGGAACGGAGAATCGGCGCACTGAACGACACGGTGCAAAAGGCTGAATCTTTGGCAGGACAGATTTCTGTTGTTTTAAATTATCTTAACGGGGATTTAAGAAAAATTAACGAACTCGTTCAAGATGCGAAACAAAAGCAGGAATTCGGTCTTCAGATCATAGAGGCACAGGAAGAAGAGCGGAAGCGGGTATCCCGAGAAATACATGATGGTCCTGCACAGCTGATGGCAAACGTCCTCATTCGATCAGAGCTTTTAGAGAAAATCTATGTCGAAAAAGGAACTGATGCTGCTCGTGCCGAAATAAAAGACTTAAGGGTTATGGTTCGCGACTCATTAAAAGAAGTTCGCCGAATTATATATGATTTACGTCCGATGGCATTAGATGATCTCGGCCTCGTCCCAACACTAAGCAAGTATTTGCGCAACGTGAAGGAAAGTACAGGCAAAGAGGTAGATTTACATGCACTCGGCCAAACAAGAAGATTTCCGAATAAGATGGAGATCGCGATTTTCCGATTGGTGCAAGAGGCAGTCAACAATGCAGTCAAACATTCTGACGCAAAGCTGATT is from Fictibacillus sp. b24 and encodes:
- a CDS encoding glycosyltransferase, yielding MSNKAILVYFPFKLAEKADSGSKLRPLEMLKAFRQWGKEEDVEIIEINGTSEERTTAFNQLKSEGKLQNLWFCYAENQTIPIWLTDPGHKPKKPFIDTQVFKFLKEQNVPMGIFYRDVYWKFDDLYPLKGLKKKVMQTIYRREERFYEKYASAIFLPSAAMGKYVDINQPKVPLPPGGKKTDLLNIKKTFSHQGIYVGGIANDDYGLPLLLEALENYPSNKMQPKLTIVCRENEYNKLPEEQKRRLHMLDVNLQHISGDELTELYDSMDYAYIPRLKSEYNNFSVPVKLVEYLSNGLPVVATDCEAQKAFIDSGNYGVVCDDRKDALIQAIENVETECNNYRNNIQDTFLERNSWLARVKTVKNTLVGETK
- a CDS encoding glycosyltransferase → MKLLLLAPGRSIHTHKWAMYFKQKGWEVKVATFQDHYSEENANEIDTVILPKKLPGKLSYFGAVPFIKKLLRTFQPDIFHAHFLSSYGLIGALTDFHPYYVSVWGTDIFQFPQKNSLNRKMIEFTLNRADRICSTSHVMGKETNKYTNKEISITPFGVDLDVFKPMAKAEKANIQIGIVKALSDKYGIGTLIKAFKKVHEKHHNTELVIVGGGPQLDDYKKLSADLSISEHVKFAGRIPNTKVPEFINEMDIFTVPSRDQESFGVAAVEAMACGVPVVVTNVGGLPEVVMEGETGFIVPKEDPEKLAAAINQLIENKEERIRMGQSGVVHVRKEYDWYENASRMEKLYQQTLRQSQSV
- a CDS encoding glycosyltransferase family 4 protein; translation: MKIILLSQHFPPEVGAPQIRFYEVAKELISRGHQVEVVTAFPHHPMGVIPKEYQGMFYMKEDYDGIPVHRSWIYPSPKGAFWRRLMSYFSFTFSAFYSLAKAKKADVIITNSPPLFLGITGYVGGLFKRAKFVLFVADIWPESAVKLGILTNKKFIRLAEILEKFLYKKSWKMAGATEGITKYIGDKVNRQEDTFMLPNGVNTDTFAPLEPDAELMDELSLHGKKVFAYTGTMGYAQGLDSILLVAQRVKEELPHVHFLFIGDGQEKEKLLKMKEELNLTNVTFKDSVPVAMMPKVFSISDYSIVPLKNLEIFKGARPSKIFPALSTGTPVLYCGEGEAADLIEGNCCGAVAEPENVDAIAEQVRYLANLPEESFQQLKENGREFVVREYSWKRIVDDILKNLDQK
- a CDS encoding SpoIID/LytB domain-containing protein; translated protein: MLKKLALTLSATAVMLSPLATQKADAATSVSYSSPVKVQIYNNTSFTLYNSGFYVLHNLQTGEKAFLQPNANVSFSKSGTSLVATLNNIKFSSTTGFRLQELVGGGQIHSFSSDTNIYKSASTASTLATTAKKGEVVEHIGVHTAANGDKWFNVRTGSGIIGWASRSSTYEPVSAPSLSLATINGRKYRGSIEIDATGKVINNLDMENYLKGVVPNEMPASWEPKALEAQAIVARSFALKAGSTLSSGTMSQVYRGYSSEASRSSAAVEATNGLVVKYNGVPVQTFFFSTSGGRTANVSDVWNSSQSSFPYLVSVNSPDEASPYNSWTEALSARKILNNFGYKSDTVLYDIKLDKPGQNGEVRGATLVTSEGTKSFSNLNELAIRKYFQTDSNLLRSNWFDLTLQKTYNVQTASGVNSQFGVSGQSVQLSGKTDSVTTSNVSIQTASGVISKPSDPATIKAIGKGWGHRIGMSQYGAQAMAKKGVSGVDIVKHYFPGTTVSK
- a CDS encoding SH3 domain-containing protein, translated to MTMKKRWAAGLLGVGVIFGSFATGTSAESNVLLASVEWVNAQINPMKTKISTLETKVAQLQTEVERLKTSGGTTTTTPTTVTMPSKVYVKSTTAKLYSGAATSYRLVAQKPYGTAMNVVAQFKASTGIWYRINLGNNLYGWVIASNVSTTSVASPTSVTTKASTHIRKGAATSYAIVKTVPSGTKLKYINSFTTSNGDLWYNVETSTGLRGWMAASLGEVK
- a CDS encoding SH3 domain-containing protein codes for the protein MKRFIASSLVITSVLTPLTVHAQNKSSNMITNADYVNVRKGATTDYEVIARLKKGQAVKVIDQFTNGKKEVWYRVDLGNVKGWVISQFLTADKTKVEKPLSKKGVYVLSDKTSLRRGASITYLTVENLKKGQQVTVLEQFKNQTTGEYWSRIQSNKNVGWIQEKYLKDMDSKLDNALTEKVMYTKTLKANVHKGATNTYPTVLTLNLNSKVKVLDHFTNAKNEEWSRVLVNGTYGWVLSSSLSSNISNTVIKQNATKNLYVSQHNLAVRKGASNLYPSITTLKLNQKVTIIDEHNSPSGKWYRLKLSSKSFGWVPAKHLSPQQVKAVKITVKVTSAIIRSGASTSYKKVSTLPKGKSFNVIDTFINSKNETWYRIEYSKKRYGWISSTVVSGGAPAIKTISKYVGTKNAYIYRGADLGYKVTKKLSYGEKLTILGEFTNKSTGHKWLHVRTNSGVTGWTPSWELYDSLKSMPHLYSVSSTKLYKSASSSSLSAGSIAAGTPLIKLLSLNNWYNVETTSGVRGWILKENVSATSPKGLLNPVITKKSSTTHHIQWEKASAVSSIKYTVPATNQLLISGDIASIQLPGNVTGIVNTKIITNNNGSKSLLVILHANYTFTLRNYENALNLKVMPKGLKGKKIIVDAGHGDYDPGAIGPSGVKEKDVNLAVAKYLKAELERSGASVLLTRSSDVFLELSERTDISNKSDYDAFVSIHSNSFSSTSRGTETFYNTSENFNGSQSNFLAKDVQAALSKELGTYNRGYTNNDFYVTRENELPSILVELAYLSNPKEEKLLKSDAFRRDAATGIRIGLQNFFN
- a CDS encoding LCP family protein, encoding MNQPKNTRIRRRKRRSPFRRLIRFVLLVTLLFGLTAAGYGGYLVYKIKANSDKSIVELKENKSDLRLNEVQLGKDPVTILLVGIENYQENDVGRADVVKLITINPETKEAAMVNIPRDTRTYIPAIDRKDKINHSYAYGEKNQREKAVMEATEELLDVPIDYFVSTNFEGFEEIVDELDGITVNVPFDFKQPSFERMIYFKKGEMDLNGEEALAFVRMRKQDPRGDIGRNERESEAIRAIMDKAISVQSVTKADNVIDQLGSNVKTNITLKEMFAMRNFYKTIKNKELETLPLETYPEMINGVSYEIPKDDSIEEVRERIKQILEINSSNSNYQDTNNQEKDEY
- a CDS encoding YigZ family protein, which codes for MLSNYLTVKKTGQHEIVIEKSRFIAHIARATTEEEAIQFIQQIKKEHNSATHNCSAYLIGETDNIQKANDDGEPSGTAGVPMLEVLKKRELKDTVAVVTRYFGGIKLGAGGLIRAYGKSVSEGLNHIGVVERQLQQIVHITVDYTLLGKMENELRNSLYPIKEMNYMEKVEIQMYVPIKERDSFKEWITDLSNAQSEIVFGEQEYLEEDVKS
- a CDS encoding sensor histidine kinase is translated as MTAAKLTIDPHLLDGILNQTIDTVTESQSQIFEISEQSRQEFEQLRRELELVKQQVIEVIHKSDRTEEYAKLARTRLAEVSKHFQKYSESDIRDAYENANKYQIELSIIRQTEKQLREKRDELERRIGALNDTVQKAESLAGQISVVLNYLNGDLRKINELVQDAKQKQEFGLQIIEAQEEERKRVSREIHDGPAQLMANVLIRSELLEKIYVEKGTDAARAEIKDLRVMVRDSLKEVRRIIYDLRPMALDDLGLVPTLSKYLRNVKESTGKEVDLHALGQTRRFPNKMEIAIFRLVQEAVNNAVKHSDAKLIEVKLEFTQKFISLYIRDDGKGFDMAKPAKSNSFGMMGMRERVELLEGTLKVKSRINFGTSVYIQIPIQD